The window CCGAATCATAACTTTCGGGATATTTTTCGGCGATGGTTTTGTTAAACACATCATGACGGGCAGATGTTAATCCGTTTGAGCCCATGCCGCCGTTATATTCTTTTTCATAAGTGGCCTGGCCATATGATGCCAAACCCACAATAACATCGCCCGGTTGAATGCGGTGGTTTGATATAACATCGGTACGCGGCATACGGCAGGTAACAGTAGAATCTACAATAATGGTGCGCACCAGGTCGCCTACATCGGCAGTTTCGCCACCGGTGGAGTAAATGCCTATACCGGCATCGCGTAGTTCGCTTAAAATTTCTTCGGTGCCGTTTATAATAGCCGCTATTACTTCGCCAGGTATCAGGTTTTTATTGCGGCCAATGGTTGATGACAGCAGGATGTTATCAGTAGCGCCAACGCAAAGCAAATCATCAAGGTTCATGATAATAGCATCCTGGGCTATGCCACGCCATACAGATATGTCGCCGGTCTCTTTCCAATAAGTATAAGCTAATGACGATTTGGTGCCTGCGCCATCAGCATGCATAATATTGCAATACGCCTCATCGTTTGTTAATATATCGGGGACTATTTTGCAAAATGCTTTTGGGAAAATGCCCTTATCAATGTTTTTAATGGCATTATGTACATCATCTTTAGAGGCAGATACACCCCTTTGATCATATCTTTGCGAAGAAATCATGGGCAAATATACGCACGAATTACGCGAATTTTATATACGAATTGCAGGAATTGAATAGAACAGGCACGAATTAGTAAAGTATGGATTTTATAAATAGAATGAATTTTAACGAATGATTATCAAATTTTATAACTTGCAGTGTGTGGTGGAATTGGTGTTAATTCAACCTAATTCGTGAAATTCGTGTTAAAAACAATCTCCTATAAAATAAACCGCTGGCGCCTGAGGCGTAATAGCCAACGGAACTTTTTAATTTATTGCAGTGTGTTTGTCGGATTTTTTGGCGGCCTGGCGGCAATAGCCTTAAAATTCCTGGTGCACTTTATGGAGGATGTAAGCCGTAATATTTCATCGCACCTGTACTATCATATAGCCTATGTGTTTTTACCCGCGCTGGGTATTTTTTTAGCAGTAACCTGGCAACACCTGGGTAATAGAGATAAAATTCAAAAGGGGATAGGCAGTATCCTGGCTAATATTAAAAAGAACCGGTCGAACATCAGGCTCAATAACGTTTACTCGCATATTGTAACCAGCTCGTTAACGGTGGGTTTTGGCGGCTCGGCAGGCTTAGAGGCACCTATTGTAGCTACCGGGGCTGCCATAGGGTCAAACGTGGGCAAGTTTTTTAAGCTTACGCCTTATGAAAAAACAGTACTACTGGCTGCCGGGGCATCCGCGGGTATCGCTGCAGTATTTAATAGTCCAATAGCCGGAGTACTGTTCTCGTTGGAGATACTCATTGGCGAAATTACCATTCCTACCTTTATCCCTTTGCTTATCGCATCGGCAACAGGGGTTGTTGTATCTAAGTTATTATACTCGGGGCAGTTATTTCACCTGGTTACCGAGGGTTGGGTGGTTACCGCTATCCCTTTTTACATTCTGCTGGGGCTGTTTAGCGGCTGGATGGCCATCTATATTAATAAGGTAGGGGGTAAGCTGGAGGGCGGCATTTTAAAAAAACAAAACAGGTATGTGCGTGCGCTTTTAGGGGGACTGTTCCTGGGCCTTATTATTATGATATTTCCCCAATTGTTTGGCGAAGGCTATCATTACCTGCAAGCTATTTTAAATGGCAACATTGATGCGCTTAAAGACGAATCGTTTTTTGCTGGCTGGCTGTCAAATCAGTGGTTTATGCTTTTGTTTATTATCGCGCTGGTTTTTATGAAGATAATTGCCAGCGGTATTACCCTGGGCTCGGGCGGCAACGGCGGCTCGTTTGCGCCCACCATGTTTACCGGGGCTTTTTTGGGGTTAACAGTGGCTTATGGCGTAAACCTTACCGGGCTGATACATTTAAATACCAGTAATTTTATAGCAGTAGGTATGGCCGGTGCCTTAAGCGGCGTGATGCACGCCCCCCTAACCGCGATATTTTTGATTGCCGAAATTACCGGTGGGTATGTGTTGTTTATTCCGCTTATGATTGTGTCATCTATATCCTACATCATATCGCGCCTTTCATCGCCTCATAATATTTACTGGCAGCACCTTATCCACGAAAAAAATATTCACCCCGGGCAGGATTACGGCATGCTGAACGCGATATCGCTTGATAGCATCATCAACAGGAAATATACCGCTATTGATAAGCAAACTACTGTTAATGATTTTTATAAGACACTGGCGGTAACGGATGCCAATATATTCCCGGTACTTAAAGAGGATGGAAGATTGGAAGGGGTAGTACTGGTTGATGATATACGCAGGCGCCTGTTTAACCAGGAGAAAGCCGACGAAACCATCGCCGATATTATGACGGTACCACCAGCAGTAATTGATTACGAGCAACCTGCCAGCAGCGTAATGGAAACTTTTGATGCTATTGATGTATGGCAGCTGCCGGTTGCAAAGGATGGCTTATTCATCGGCTTTATATCCAAATCGGCCCTGTTAAGCAAATATCGTGAAGTAATTATCGAGCAGCATAAAGCAAGTGATTTATTCGCGTAGCTTTAGAAGCAATAAATTTGAATTCGATTTATGATTATTAACCCAGGAGATGCCTTTGCCTTTAAAGCCATTGATGATAATTATAAGGCTATTATTTGTACGAGTGTTTACAAAGAAAGTAGTCCTCATCACTATACATTCGCAGCTTTAACTTATAGTAGACCAAGGGTGCCATCAATAAACGACATAATAGACGGTGAGTTTTTTGGAGTAGCAAATACCAAGGAGGGGCATTTTAAGTATTCAGATGAGGCCTTAAATAAAATGTGGGGTATATATACAGATATGAAACCTTATTATGTGGGTGCCTATAGATTTATTATCTGGAGAAAAGACCTGCAAAAATTTAAAAGCGAGCTAATTTATATGGGCAATTTGAAAATTCTTGATAATATCGACAAAAATGGTAATGGTGGCGTTAATGCAAGTAGTTGGCCTTTTCTACAGAGTTTTTTTAACGACCAAATAAAAGTAACGCTGAATGGCAGAGGGCAAAAAACGTTTACATAAAGTCCATTAAATAATTACACAATAATAATTGTATCTTTATAAAAAGAAAGGAGATACAAAATGTCAAGGCCAGTATTAAAGGTAGAGAATTATGCGCCGGATGAGATAAAAGCAATGTTCCGGGACGATGAGCGTTACACAATAGGGATACGTTTGTATGCTGTCTACCAGGTATCCATAGGACAGCCAAGCAGAAAACTGGAAGAATTATATAATACCAGTTTTAAACAAATCACTAATTGGGTACATCGGTTTGAAAAAGAAGGCATAGACGGTTTAAGGGATAAGCCAGGCAGGGGCCGGACAGCAAGACTGAATGAGGTACAGCGGAACAGGATAGCTGATTTGTTGACAAAGGAATCGCCCGCAGGCCATGGTTATAACACCGCTACATGGACAGGGCCGTTGTTGATCGAATGGATAGCAAAGAATTACGGCCTTGTTTATAAGAAAGCCCAGATTTATAATATTATTAAATCATTAGGCTTTACCTATCAGAAAGGGCGGGGTTTATTCCCTGAAACGGATACACAAAAACAAGAAGCATTTAAAGTGGCATTAAAAAAAACTCCTTGAATTGCCCCCGGATAGTGTATTGCTTTACGAAGACGAGTGTTCGCTGTCCAACACGGCTACGGTAAGCTACGGGTGGTCAAAGAAAGGCGAACAACCTCAGATACCGTGTAAGCAGCGAAAAAGGGAAAGGCAAACTGTTTTCGGAAGTTATAATTATGATACGGGCCAAATAACGGTAAGTTTTGCAGATAAAGGCAATAGCCATACCTTTAAGAAACATCTGAAGAAAATACTGGCAACCTATAAAGGAGTATCAAAGATAATTGTGGTATTAGACAATGTAGCCT is drawn from Mucilaginibacter ginsenosidivorax and contains these coding sequences:
- a CDS encoding AIR synthase related protein; amino-acid sequence: MISSQRYDQRGVSASKDDVHNAIKNIDKGIFPKAFCKIVPDILTNDEAYCNIMHADGAGTKSSLAYTYWKETGDISVWRGIAQDAIIMNLDDLLCVGATDNILLSSTIGRNKNLIPGEVIAAIINGTEEILSELRDAGIGIYSTGGETADVGDLVRTIIVDSTVTCRMPRTDVISNHRIQPGDVIVGLASYGQATYEKEYNGGMGSNGLTSARHDVFNKTIAEKYPESYDSAIPYDLIFSGSKNLTDLVDIGNGQTITAGKLVLSATRTYAPIIKAILDKYRSQINGMVHCSGGAQTKVLHFIDELHIIKDNLFPVPPLFKLIQQESKTSWQEMYKVFNMGHRMELYVPAEVAQDLIAISQSFGVDAQVIGRVEKADTKKVTVTSEFGVFEYE
- a CDS encoding chloride channel protein → MFVGFFGGLAAIALKFLVHFMEDVSRNISSHLYYHIAYVFLPALGIFLAVTWQHLGNRDKIQKGIGSILANIKKNRSNIRLNNVYSHIVTSSLTVGFGGSAGLEAPIVATGAAIGSNVGKFFKLTPYEKTVLLAAGASAGIAAVFNSPIAGVLFSLEILIGEITIPTFIPLLIASATGVVVSKLLYSGQLFHLVTEGWVVTAIPFYILLGLFSGWMAIYINKVGGKLEGGILKKQNRYVRALLGGLFLGLIIMIFPQLFGEGYHYLQAILNGNIDALKDESFFAGWLSNQWFMLLFIIALVFMKIIASGITLGSGGNGGSFAPTMFTGAFLGLTVAYGVNLTGLIHLNTSNFIAVGMAGALSGVMHAPLTAIFLIAEITGGYVLFIPLMIVSSISYIISRLSSPHNIYWQHLIHEKNIHPGQDYGMLNAISLDSIINRKYTAIDKQTTVNDFYKTLAVTDANIFPVLKEDGRLEGVVLVDDIRRRLFNQEKADETIADIMTVPPAVIDYEQPASSVMETFDAIDVWQLPVAKDGLFIGFISKSALLSKYREVIIEQHKASDLFA
- a CDS encoding helix-turn-helix domain-containing protein; protein product: MSRPVLKVENYAPDEIKAMFRDDERYTIGIRLYAVYQVSIGQPSRKLEELYNTSFKQITNWVHRFEKEGIDGLRDKPGRGRTARLNEVQRNRIADLLTKESPAGHGYNTATWTGPLLIEWIAKNYGLVYKKAQIYNIIKSLGFTYQKGRGLFPETDTQKQEAFKVALKKTP
- a CDS encoding IS630 family transposase, coding for MPPDSVLLYEDECSLSNTATVSYGWSKKGEQPQIPCKQRKRERQTVFGSYNYDTGQITVSFADKGNSHTFKKHLKKILATYKGVSKIIVVLDNVAYHHAKKINAWIERHPVLELFFLPPYSPDLNAVERAWWYMRKKITHNRYLKTLKERKAAFWKMFSHFLKPNIELKTVCEINY